One segment of Saprospiraceae bacterium DNA contains the following:
- a CDS encoding formate--tetrahydrofolate ligase, with product MYSDIEIAQKATLQKITQLAEEKLGIPETALEPYGRYKAKISLDYLAALPPRPDSKLILISAINPTPAGEGKTLTCIGLGDALNRIGKQTVICLREPSLGPVFGMKGGAAGGGYSQVVPMEDINLHFTGDFNAIALANNLLAALIDNHIHHGNALGIDVRRITWKRVMDMNDRALRRMVVSLGGTGNGFPREDGFDIVVASEVMAIFCLATSLQDLKERLGNIVVAYTRDQQPVRARDLNAHGAMAVLLKDALQPNLVQTLEHTPALLHGGPFANIAHGCNSVLATKNALKLADYVVTEAGFGADLGAEKFIDIKCRKSGLRPHAVVIVATVRALKYHGGADAENLNREDFVALGKGFANLERHLSNIQDHFGLPCVVAINHFLHDTEAEINLLLERLAARNTPAVLGRHWAEGGKGAEELARRVVETVENTPSDFRFLYPDEMPLWEKMKTIATKLYGASDIIADPDVLSKIKKIEAQGYKNLPICVAKTQYSFSTDPKLRGAPSGHVVKIREVRLAAGAEFVVMICGDIMTMPGLPKVPSSEKIDIDEHGKVMGLF from the coding sequence ATGTACTCAGATATCGAGATTGCTCAAAAAGCAACTTTGCAGAAAATCACACAGCTCGCAGAAGAAAAATTGGGAATCCCTGAAACAGCCCTCGAACCTTATGGTCGCTACAAAGCAAAAATTTCCCTCGATTATCTCGCCGCTCTTCCTCCGCGCCCCGACAGCAAATTGATTCTTATTTCAGCCATCAACCCAACGCCTGCCGGCGAGGGCAAGACACTCACCTGCATTGGTTTGGGCGACGCGCTCAACCGCATTGGCAAACAAACCGTCATCTGCCTGCGCGAGCCAAGCCTCGGCCCCGTATTCGGCATGAAAGGCGGCGCGGCAGGCGGTGGCTATTCACAGGTGGTGCCGATGGAGGATATTAATCTTCATTTCACGGGCGATTTCAACGCCATCGCACTGGCCAACAACCTGCTCGCGGCCTTGATAGACAATCACATCCACCACGGCAACGCGCTCGGCATTGACGTGCGCCGCATCACATGGAAAAGGGTGATGGACATGAACGACCGCGCCCTGCGCCGCATGGTGGTGAGTCTCGGCGGCACGGGCAACGGCTTTCCACGCGAAGACGGTTTCGACATCGTGGTGGCATCCGAAGTCATGGCTATTTTTTGCCTGGCCACTTCGTTGCAGGATTTGAAGGAACGCCTCGGCAACATCGTCGTGGCTTACACCCGCGACCAACAACCAGTGCGGGCACGCGACCTGAACGCGCACGGCGCCATGGCAGTCTTGCTCAAAGACGCGCTGCAACCGAACCTGGTGCAAACCCTCGAACACACGCCCGCTTTGCTGCACGGCGGCCCATTCGCCAACATCGCGCATGGCTGCAACTCCGTGCTGGCCACCAAAAACGCCCTCAAACTCGCCGACTATGTGGTGACGGAAGCTGGCTTTGGCGCTGATTTGGGCGCCGAAAAATTCATAGACATCAAGTGCCGAAAAAGCGGCCTGCGCCCGCACGCGGTCGTGATTGTCGCCACTGTTCGGGCGCTCAAATATCACGGTGGCGCCGATGCCGAGAACCTCAACCGGGAAGACTTCGTCGCGTTGGGCAAAGGCTTCGCCAACCTCGAACGCCATCTCTCCAACATCCAAGACCACTTCGGCCTTCCGTGCGTGGTGGCAATAAATCACTTTTTGCACGATACGGAGGCAGAAATCAATTTGCTGCTGGAACGCTTGGCAGCGCGAAACACCCCCGCCGTGTTGGGCCGACATTGGGCGGAGGGAGGCAAAGGAGCGGAAGAACTGGCTCGCCGCGTGGTGGAAACCGTCGAAAACACCCCCAGCGATTTCCGCTTTCTCTATCCCGACGAAATGCCCCTTTGGGAAAAAATGAAAACCATCGCCACAAAACTCTACGGCGCCTCCGACATTATCGCAGACCCGGATGTGTTGTCGAAAATCAAAAAAATAGAAGCGCAGGGCTACAAAAATTTGCCCATCTGTGTCGCCAAAACCCAGTACTCATTTTCCACCGACCCGAAACTGCGGGGCGCCCCAAGCGGCCATGTGGTCAAAATCCGCGAAGTGCGGCTGGCCGCAGGCGCCGAGTTTGTCGTGATGATTTGTGGCGACATCATGACCATGCCGGGGCTGCCGAAGGTGCCTTCGTCCGAGAAAATTGACATTGACGAGCATGGGAAGGTGATGGGGTTGTTTTGA
- a CDS encoding site-specific DNA-methyltransferase — MQINTRLILGDSAKELKKLNDNSVDLIFTSPPYADQRKSTYGGITPEEYVNWFLPIGEELLRVLKPDGTFILNIKEKVSEGERSTYVLELILEMRKQGWLWTEEFIWHKKNSYPGKWSNRFRDSWERLLQFNKNRKFNMYQDEVRVPVGDWAKGRLRNLSATDQRRDNAKNGSGFGKNVSNWVGRELVYPTNVLHLATECSNKNHSAAFPRELPEWFIKLFTKEGDTVLDPFAGSGTTLEVAQQMRRHSIGIEIVPEYFQMMQRQIEPVNLYLFEPESVYESTPSK; from the coding sequence ATGCAAATCAACACAAGATTGATACTCGGAGACTCGGCCAAGGAGTTGAAAAAACTAAACGATAACTCCGTAGACCTGATTTTCACTTCTCCTCCCTATGCCGACCAACGCAAATCCACTTATGGCGGCATCACCCCAGAAGAGTACGTCAATTGGTTTTTGCCGATTGGAGAAGAGCTGCTGCGCGTGTTGAAACCCGACGGCACTTTCATCCTGAACATCAAAGAAAAAGTGTCAGAGGGCGAGCGAAGCACTTATGTTTTGGAGTTGATTTTAGAGATGCGCAAACAAGGTTGGCTCTGGACAGAAGAATTCATCTGGCATAAAAAAAACAGTTACCCCGGAAAATGGTCGAATCGCTTTCGCGACAGTTGGGAAAGACTCTTGCAATTCAACAAAAACCGGAAGTTCAATATGTATCAGGACGAAGTGCGTGTTCCGGTCGGCGATTGGGCAAAAGGGCGTCTGCGCAATTTGAGCGCGACCGACCAACGTCGCGACAACGCCAAAAACGGCAGCGGATTTGGCAAAAACGTCTCCAATTGGGTCGGCAGGGAGTTGGTATATCCCACCAACGTGCTCCATCTCGCCACCGAATGCAGCAACAAGAATCACAGCGCAGCCTTCCCAAGGGAACTGCCCGAATGGTTTATCAAACTTTTCACGAAAGAAGGCGACACGGTGCTTGACCCCTTTGCCGGCTCTGGCACGACCCTCGAAGTGGCACAGCAAATGCGCCGGCATAGTATCGGCATCGAAATCGTTCCCGAATACTTCCAAATGATGCAGCGACAAATCGAACCCGTCAATCTTTATCTCTTTGAACCTGAATCGGTATATGAATCCACTCCATCTAAGTGA
- a CDS encoding glutamine--tRNA ligase/YqeY domain fusion protein — protein sequence MNPLHLSDVVEYVEKNIPVFHEKRLDSLISLKLTDVLKRKNPYLFRAKNVATAEQIVRNIVDAHLSSHEETIFGDWLEGLAIFVNQKVYDGRKSGIPGIDLEVDKDNVRYIVSIKSGPNWGNSRQLEKLKQDFKNAKKTLRTSNSNLNVVAVNGCCYGRDNKPDKGDYFKYCGQRFWEFISGDKRLYLDIIEPIGNKAKERNEAFDTAYAAKINTFTREFLSEFCTSTGQIDWEKIVRVNAAEDLAELPTPENFLEEIVVEYLKTDKKKKKKNILTRFPPEPNGYLHIGHATSICLNFNLALKYGGKTNLRFDDTNPVTEDTEYVDSIIADVRWLGFQPANIFYASDYFQQLYEWAKVLIRKGKAYVDFSTAEEIAALKGTPTEPGKDSPYRNTSPEENLALFEKMKSGEFPDGHCVLRAKIDMASPNMIMRDPLLYRIKHAHHHRTGNDWCIYPMYDWAHGQSDSIEHITHSICTLEFVPHRELYDWCIEQLGIFPSKQYEFARRNLSYAVTSKRKLKQLVEEGHVRGWDDPRMPTISGFRRRGYTPESIREFCDRIGVGKREMVADMSLLEFCIREHLNKIALRRFAVLAPLKVVITNYPEGQVEHLETENNPEDPDAGGRPIAFSREIFIEHDDFMENPPPKYFRLSPGGMVRLKSAYIIHCDEVLKDANGNITALHCSYIPESRSGNDTSGLKVKGVIHWLSAATAKTAEVRLYDRLFQVEDPAAEEDFKSTLNPNSLQIIDNALIEPALAEAKAGEKFQFTRLGYFCVDPDSTPGKPVFNRTVTLKDAWAKEMKKAN from the coding sequence ATGAATCCACTCCATCTAAGTGACGTAGTTGAGTACGTTGAAAAGAACATTCCTGTTTTCCACGAAAAAAGGCTCGACAGTCTTATCAGTTTAAAACTTACCGATGTTCTGAAAAGAAAAAACCCATACCTATTTAGGGCAAAAAATGTCGCTACCGCCGAACAGATAGTCCGCAACATCGTGGATGCCCATTTGTCATCACACGAAGAAACCATCTTTGGCGACTGGCTGGAGGGCCTTGCCATTTTCGTCAATCAAAAAGTGTATGACGGGCGAAAATCCGGCATCCCGGGGATTGATTTGGAAGTTGACAAAGACAATGTTCGATACATCGTTTCTATCAAGTCTGGCCCAAATTGGGGAAACAGCCGCCAATTGGAAAAACTGAAACAAGATTTCAAAAACGCGAAAAAGACACTTCGAACAAGCAATTCAAACCTGAACGTAGTGGCGGTCAATGGCTGCTGCTATGGACGTGACAACAAGCCTGACAAGGGCGATTATTTCAAATACTGCGGACAAAGATTCTGGGAGTTCATCTCTGGTGATAAAAGACTTTACCTCGACATTATCGAACCCATAGGCAACAAAGCGAAAGAAAGGAACGAGGCTTTTGATACTGCCTATGCCGCAAAAATCAACACTTTTACCAGAGAATTTTTATCAGAATTTTGCACTTCCACGGGCCAGATTGATTGGGAAAAAATTGTGCGGGTAAACGCTGCCGAAGACTTGGCTGAATTGCCTACGCCCGAAAATTTCTTGGAGGAAATAGTCGTCGAATACTTGAAGACAGATAAAAAGAAAAAGAAAAAAAACATCCTCACCCGCTTCCCCCCCGAACCCAACGGCTACCTGCACATCGGCCATGCCACGAGCATCTGCCTCAATTTCAACCTCGCGCTGAAATACGGCGGCAAAACCAACCTTCGCTTCGACGACACAAACCCCGTCACCGAAGACACCGAGTATGTGGACAGCATCATCGCCGACGTGCGCTGGCTGGGCTTCCAGCCCGCCAATATCTTCTACGCCTCCGACTATTTTCAACAACTCTACGAGTGGGCTAAAGTCTTGATTCGGAAAGGAAAAGCCTACGTCGATTTTTCCACTGCCGAAGAAATCGCTGCGCTGAAAGGCACACCGACCGAGCCGGGCAAAGACAGCCCTTATCGCAACACTTCGCCCGAAGAAAACCTCGCCTTGTTTGAAAAAATGAAATCGGGCGAATTCCCTGACGGCCATTGCGTGCTCCGCGCCAAAATTGACATGGCCTCGCCCAACATGATTATGCGCGACCCACTGCTCTACCGCATCAAACACGCGCACCACCACCGCACGGGCAACGACTGGTGCATCTACCCGATGTACGACTGGGCGCACGGCCAAAGCGACAGCATCGAGCATATCACGCACAGTATCTGCACCTTGGAATTCGTGCCGCACCGCGAACTCTATGACTGGTGCATCGAACAACTCGGCATTTTCCCCTCCAAACAATACGAATTCGCACGCCGCAATCTTTCCTACGCCGTCACGAGCAAACGCAAACTCAAGCAACTCGTGGAGGAAGGTCATGTGCGGGGTTGGGACGACCCGCGTATGCCCACCATTTCGGGCTTCCGCCGGCGCGGCTACACACCCGAGAGCATCCGCGAATTTTGCGACCGCATCGGCGTGGGCAAACGCGAGATGGTGGCCGATATGTCGCTGCTCGAATTTTGCATCCGCGAGCACCTGAACAAAATCGCGCTGCGTCGCTTCGCCGTACTCGCTCCGCTCAAAGTAGTGATTACCAACTACCCGGAAGGCCAAGTGGAGCATCTCGAGACAGAAAACAACCCCGAAGACCCGGACGCGGGCGGTCGGCCTATCGCCTTTTCCAGAGAAATTTTCATCGAACACGACGACTTCATGGAAAATCCGCCGCCCAAGTATTTCCGCCTCTCGCCCGGCGGCATGGTGCGGCTCAAATCGGCCTACATCATTCATTGCGACGAAGTATTGAAAGATGCGAACGGCAACATCACGGCCCTACATTGTTCCTACATCCCGGAAAGCCGCTCCGGCAACGACACCTCCGGCCTCAAAGTGAAGGGGGTGATTCACTGGCTTTCAGCGGCTACGGCCAAGACCGCCGAAGTGCGGCTCTACGACCGCCTTTTTCAAGTGGAAGACCCGGCAGCCGAAGAGGATTTCAAATCCACGCTCAACCCAAATTCACTGCAAATCATTGATAATGCGCTGATTGAGCCTGCGTTGGCAGAAGCGAAGGCAGGCGAAAAATTTCAGTTCACGCGATTGGGCTATTTCTGCGTTGACCCTGATTCGACGCCGGGAAAGCCTGTGTTCAACCGCACGGTTACGCTGAAAGACGCTTGGGCGAAGGAGATGAAGAAGGCCAACTGA